The nucleotide window TAATATGGGCTATGCAAAGGGTGTCGGTCAGGCTGGGGATACGCTAAAGGCGCTGGCAAATTCCCAGGCCATAATCGAATTTACTCCTGAGGGGAAAATTCTGGATGCCAACCAGCTCTTTCTCGATGCAGTTGGTTATGATCTTTCCGAAATCAAAGGGCAGCATCACAGTATGTTTGTTTTGCCCGCCTACAGGGAAAGCGGTGACTATAAGAAATTCTGGGAAAACCTCAGGCAGGGCAAACATCAGTCAGCAATTTTCAAACGTATCGGCCAGGGTGGCCATGAGATCTGGCTGCGGGCAAGCTATGTCCCGATAAAGAATTCTGCAGGCAAGGTCGTTAAGGTGGTGAAGTTCGCCACTGAAATTACCGAATTCCAGAACAACAATATTGATGCGGACGGCAAACTGAAGGCCTTGGACCGCGCCCAGGCGATTATTGAATTTGAGCTGGACGGGACAATCATCACCGCCAACGAGAATTTTCTGAAGACGATTGGCTACAGCCTGGAGGAAATCCGGGGAAAAAAACACGGCCTGTTTGTCGAGGAAAACTACCGCAACAGTCGGGACTACCAGACATTCTGGGAAGAACTGCGGGCCGGAAAACACAAGAGTGCTGAATATAAACGCATTGGCAAGGGCGGCAGGGAAATCTGGCTGCAGGCAACCTATAATCCGATCGTGGATGATGAGGGTGTTCCCTATAAGGTGGTCAAATTTGCCAGTGATATTACTGACCAAAAACTGCGCACCGCTGACCATGAGGGCAAGATCGATGCCCTGAACAAGGCCCAGGCGGTTATTGAGTTTGACCTGGAGGGAACCATTCTGACCGCCAATGAAAATTTCCTGGCGGCAGTCGGTTATGGTCTTGGTGAAATCAAGGGCAAGCACCACAGCATGTTTGTGGAGGCAGAAGTCAAGTCCAGCGATGCCTACAAAAAATTCTGGGAAGACCTGGCCCATGGCACTTTCCAGGCCGGGGAATATAAGCGTGTCGGCAAGGGCAGCAGGGAAATCTGGCTTCAGGCCACCTATAACCCGATCCTTGATCCGGAAGGGCGCCCCTTCAAGGTTGTGAAATTTGCCACGGATATTACCAATATGATCAAAGCCCGGCAGGAACGGGAGCGTGTAGGAGCATTGGTAGATGAGAATCTCGACAAGATCCTCAGGACAGTCGGTGAGGCCAATGTGAAGGCCGGTTCGGCCGCCAGTGCCTCTACCCAGACCGATTCAATGCTTCAGGTGGTGGCAGCTGCGGCCGAGGAACTGAATGCATCCATTCATGAAATCACCGAAAGTGTGACCCATGCCCGCAAGGCGGCGGATCAGACCTTCACCGAAACGGAATCCATCAATTCATCGACCATGGAACTGAGCGATGCGGCGGAAGCCATGAACCGGATCGTGGTCCTGATCGAGGATATCGCCTCGCAGATTAACCTGCTGGCGCTGAACGCCACGATCGAATCCGCCCGTGCCGGTGAAGCCGGAAAGGGCTTCGCCGTTGTCGCCGGTGAAGTGAAAAACCTGGCTACGCAGGTGACTGATGCCATTGGTCAGATTTCCGGCGAAATCAATCGCATGCAGAATGTTTCCAGTGATGTGGTAACTCGCCTGGGTTCCATCAGTTCATCAATCGGTGGTCTGCAGGATAATGTGAATGGTATTGCTGACGCCATTGAGGAACAGGGCGCGGCCACCCGTGATATTTCCTCCAACATGCAGACGGCGGCAACGGCCGTGGCGGACGTCAACCAGAACCTGAATGAATTGTCCGGGAATATTGATGTGTCCAACCGCTATGCCCAGGAAGGCATTGACCTTTACCGAAGTCTTCAACAGTAACCGGTCATCAAACAGACAACCTAAAAAAACGCCCGGAACTTCCAGGCGTTTTTCTGTTGGTGGATCGGGGTATTAATCTGTTTATTTCTTCGGCGCCAGGGCGATAACGCGCAGCGGGCTGCCGGAACCGTCCTCCACTTTCAGCGGGCAGGCGATGATCACCGCGCCTTTGGCCGGCAGCAGGTCCAGGTTGGTCATGCACTGCAGGCCGTATTTGCCGGCGCCGTGCATATAATGGTGACAGGGATACTGGGGCTCAAAGGCAAAGGCCTGGCCGGCGTCGGTGCCGACACATTCGGTGCCGAAGCCAAGCACGTCTCGTTCGTTCACCATGAACAATGTTGCTTCGGTATCCGGACCCGGGGAATGGGCGCCGTCTGCCTGCATGTTGGTATAGTTGCCGGCCGGGGCCACCTTGCGCCAGTCGGAACGCAGGAACACCCAGGTGCCGGGTTCGATCTTGCCGTTCTTTTCCTCCCACTTGAGCAGGAAGTCTTTGGTCAGGATGAAACCCGGATCAGCGGCCACTTCCTTTGAACAGTCAATCACATTGACCGGGGCGATGAAATCCGTAAGCGGCATGGTGTCAACGGAGTTGTTGGGCAGGTCCTTGCCGGTGACCCAGTGAACAGGGGCGTCGAAATGGGTGCCGGTATGTTCGCTGAAGGAAAGATTGTGCCAGTACCAGGCCGGCCCGTTTTCATCATAGCGGGAAATCACTTCCTTTTTGAAGCCCCAGGCCTGTCCGAATTCTTCCGGCAGCTGAATGGTCGGATAGTCGGCCCGCAGGGTTTCCGTCAGGTCGATGACTTCAAGCGAGCCGGAGGCCAGCGCATTGACAAGCAGATCATTCACATTGGTTTCAGTCATATTTCATTCCCATCCTGGTTTGTGTGTCTCCCCCCGTTGAAGGCGGGTTTTGACATTTTTCCGGTCTGGAGACAGGTCAAATGCCGATTTACTTTATTTATAAACTAAAATGGTTTTCCCTCGTACCATTTTGTACAACTATAATAATATAGCCAATAATTGGATTTGACAAATTTTATTTTAATACTAAAATATATGACATATTGTACGGGATGGCTGGATCATTATCAAGTGGCCTTTTCCTTTTGACACACCAGCAAACGATGGGATACTCCGGGTATGAATGAACAGGAAAGGAATATGAAAACCCTGCGCACCTGGCTTGCCCTGTTGCGGGCGTCCAACACTATAAAGAAGGATATCGATTCGAAGCTGCGGACGCAATTCGGTATATCCATTTCACGGTTTGACATTTTGTCAGCCCTGGAACGGGGTGGCCGGAACGGTCTCAGGGCCGGTGAATTGTCGCGCCAGCTTTTTGTCAGCGAAGGCAATACAACCCAGGTGATCGGCAAGCTGATACAGGAAGGGCTTGTCCTCAAGCGCAATGATGCCAGTGATGCCCGGGTGGTGATTTATTCCCTGTCCGATGAAGGCAAGGGGTTGTTCGAGGAAATGGCGGACAAGCACCGCAAATGGATCAATGAGACTTTCAGGGAATTTTCGGAAGACGATCTTTCCGTGCTGCAGGGACTGCTCGGTCAGTTGCCGCCGCTAATGTCAAACAACGAAAAGGATGTGGCATGAGCCTTGACCCCAAAACATATAAACCCGAACATTTCCTCTGGCAGTTTGAGGATGGCGTCGGCCGGGTGGCGCTGAATGTGCCGTCCCAGAAAAACCCGCTGACTTTTGAGTCCTATGCGGAGCTCCGGGATTTCTTCCGCGAGCTGGTTTATATTGATGAAGTCAAGGCCATTGTGTTCGGCAGCACCGACGGCAATTTCTGTTCGGGCGGTAACGTGCATGACATTATCGGCCCGCTGATCAAGATGGACATGATCGGGCTTTTGAAATTCACCCGCATGACCGGCGATCTGGTCAAGGCCATGCGCGGCTGTCCGCAGCCGATCATCGCGGCAGTAAACGGCATCAGCGCCGGGGCGGGTGCCATCATCGCCATGGCTTCCGATTTCCGTTATGCCACGCCGGAGGCGCAGACTGCTTTCCTGTTTAACCGGGTCGGACTGGCCGGCTGCGACATGGGCGCCTGTGCCATATTGCCGCGCATCATCGGCCAGGGCCGGGCCAGTGAGCTTCTGTTTACCGGCCGGGCGCTGGGCGCCGAGGAAGGCGAGCGCTGGGGGTATTTCAACCGGGTCATCCCGGCTGACGAGATCGAGGAAGAAGCCATGAAGATGGCGCGCCGGCTGGCCAGCGGTCCCACTTTCGCCAATGGCATCACCAAGAATCAGTTGAATATGGAATGGGATATGAGCCTCGATACGGCCATCGAAGCCGAAGCCCAGGCCCAGGCCATCTGCATGCAGACCGAGGATTTCGCCCGCGCCTATCATGCTTTTGTGGCCAAGGAAAAACCGGTTTTCGAAGGGAATTGACAATGTCCGACCAAAGTTATCTCGACTGGCCGTTTTTCGAGGATCATCACCGCCAACTGGCCGCGGACCTGGATGCCTGGGCCTATGCCAATCTGCCGGCCATTGTCGATGCGGAAGGGGCCCACGGGAATGTGGATGACACTTGCCGCACGCTGGTGCGGGTGATGGGTGAGGCCGGCTGGCTGCGCTATGCGGTGCCGGCGGCTTACGGTGGCGTGCATGAGAATTTGGATGTACGTTCGCTGGCGCTGATCCGGGAAACCCTGGCCCGGCATTCCGGACTTGCTGACTTTGCCTTTGCCATGCAGGGGCTGGGCTCCGGCGCCATCAGCACTTTCGGCTCGGACGAGCTCAAGAAGGCCTATCTGCCCGATGTGGCCTCGGGAAAGAAGATCGCCGCCTTCGCCCTGTCTGAAACAGATGCGGGATCCGACGTGGCGGCCATGCAGACTTATGTGGAGCGGGACGGCGACGGTTTTGTGGTCAATGGGTCAAAGACCTGGATTTCAAACGGCGGCATTGCGGATTTCTATACTCTGTTCGCCCGCAACGGCAGGGACGGCAAAAAGATGAGTGCCGTTGTTGTTGACAAGGACTGCGAGGGCTTCAGCATTGCCGACCGCATTGATGTGATCGCGCCACATCCGCTTGGCACTCTTGCTTTTGACAATTGTAAGGTTTCTGAAGATCGGCAGATCGGCAGTGATGACGAAGGCATGAAGATCGCGCTCGGCACCCTGGATATTTTCCGCACCACCGTCGGCGCGGCGGCGCTTGGCTTTGCCCGCCGGGCCCTGGACGACGCCACCGAACGGGCCATTAGCCGCAAAATGTTTGGCGCCACCCTGTCCGACCTGCCCATTGCCCAGGAAAGGCTGGCGGAAATGGCGCTGGATGTGGATGCTTCGGCGCTGTTGGTCTACCGCTCAGCCTGGGTCAAGGATGTCAAGAAAACCCGGGTCACCCGCGAGGCGGCCATGGCCAAGCTTTATGCCACCGATCAGGCCCAGCTTGTGATTGACAAGGCGGTGCAGCTTTTTGGTGGCCTTGGCGTGACTAAAGGCGTAAAGGTGGAAGAGCTCTATCGGGAAATCCGGGCTCTCAGGATTTACGAAGGCGCATCCGAGGTTCAGAAAATCGTGATCGCCAGACAGCATTTGCAGGATAATAAAAAGTAAGAAAGTACAGAATATGAGAGAAGTTTTGCAGCCGGAAGGCTGGCCCCGGCCAAAGGGATATGCCAATGGTATCATGGCGACGGGCAGGATGGTTTTTACCGCCGGTATAATCGGCTGGAACGAGCGGGAAGAGTTTGAGCATACTGACCTGGTCGGCCAGTTGCGGCAGGCCCTGATCAGCACCAAAGCCGTCCTTGCGGAAGCCGGTGCAACGCCCGAGCATATTGTACGTATGACATGGTATATCACGGACAAGAAAGAATATACCGACAACCTTGCGGACATCGGCGCCGTCTGGCGCGAGGTGCTGGGCAAGGTCTTTCCCTGCATGGCCTGTGTGCAGGTTGTCGCCCTGATCGAAGATGCAGCTAAAATTGAAATTGAAACAACCGCAGTATTACCTGACTAAAGCGAGAACATAAAATGTCATCACTACCTTCATTTAACTGGGAAGATCCGTTGGGATTGGAAGACGCGCTGACCGAAGAGGAACGCATGATCATGGACAGCGCCCGGGCCTATTGCCAGGACAAGCTCCTGCCGCGGGTGCTGGAAGCCAACCGGCACGAGATTTTCCATCGGGAAATCATGAATGAGCTCGGTGAGCTTGGCCTGCTGGGCTGTACCATTGACGGTTACGGCTGTGCCGGCACCAACTATGTGACCTATGGCCTGGTGGCCCGCGAAGTGGAGCGGGTCGACAGCGGCTATCGTTCCGCCATGTCTGTGCAAAGCTCTCTGGTCATGCATCCGATCCATGAGTTCGGCACCGAGGAACAGAAGCAGAAGTATCTGCCCAAACTGGCGACCGGTGAATATGTCGGCTGTTTCGGCCTGACCGAGCCCAACGCCGGATCCGATCCGGCCGGCATGAAAACCCGGGCCCGGAAAGTCGACGGCGGCTATTCCCTGAGCGGTGCGAAAATGTGGATTACCAACTCCCCCATCGCCGATGTGTTTGTGGTCTGGGCCAAGGATGACGAAGGTGACATCCGCGGCTTTGTGCTGGAAAAAGGCATGAAGGGCCTGTCTGCCCCCAAAATCGAGGGCAAATTCTCCCTGCGCGCCTCCATCACCGGCGAGATCGTCATGGACGAAGTCTTTGTGCCGGAGGAAAATAAATTTCCCGAAGTCAAAGGCTTGAAAGGTCCGTTCAGCTGCCTGAACAAGGCCCGCTACGGGATTGCCTGGGGGGCCATGGGTGCGGCGGAATTCTGCTGGCATGCGGCCCGTCAGTATACCCTCGACCGGGTTCAGTTTAACCGGCCGCTGGCGGCAACCCAGCTGGTGCAGAAAAAACTGGCCGACATGCAGACCGAGATTGCCCTTGGCCTTCACGCTGCCCTGCAGGCCGGCCGTATGATGGATGCCGGAACCCTTGGGGTGCCGGCTATTTCCCTGATCAAGCGCAACAACTGCGGCAAGGCCCTGGATATCGCCCGGGTTGCCCGGGATATGCATGGCGGCAACGGTATTGCCGATGAATTTCATGTTATCCGCCACGTGATGAACCTGGAAGCGGTCAATACCTATGAAGGCACCCATGATGTGCACGCCCTGATCCTCGGACGTGCCATCACCGGCCTGCAGGCTTTTGCGTAAGACCCGGCTGGATATTAATATTAAAATCAATTGATTTTTCAATTAATATATTCTAGGCTTTTGATATGAGAGTCGTCCCCTGTTTTTTCAGGGGGCGACCCGTAAATTTCAGAAGACGGGTGGAATATGGCTGAAAGATCATTTGCAAAAGAAGTTCAGGACCTCAAGGTCGCAGCCGGGGAGGAATTCCGCGGTGAAGGCATTCTGGCGGTCACCAAGGCCCTGCTGCAGTCG belongs to Emcibacter sp. and includes:
- a CDS encoding acyl-CoA dehydrogenase is translated as MSSLPSFNWEDPLGLEDALTEEERMIMDSARAYCQDKLLPRVLEANRHEIFHREIMNELGELGLLGCTIDGYGCAGTNYVTYGLVAREVERVDSGYRSAMSVQSSLVMHPIHEFGTEEQKQKYLPKLATGEYVGCFGLTEPNAGSDPAGMKTRARKVDGGYSLSGAKMWITNSPIADVFVVWAKDDEGDIRGFVLEKGMKGLSAPKIEGKFSLRASITGEIVMDEVFVPEENKFPEVKGLKGPFSCLNKARYGIAWGAMGAAEFCWHAARQYTLDRVQFNRPLAATQLVQKKLADMQTEIALGLHAALQAGRMMDAGTLGVPAISLIKRNNCGKALDIARVARDMHGGNGIADEFHVIRHVMNLEAVNTYEGTHDVHALILGRAITGLQAFA
- a CDS encoding enoyl-CoA hydratase family protein, producing MSLDPKTYKPEHFLWQFEDGVGRVALNVPSQKNPLTFESYAELRDFFRELVYIDEVKAIVFGSTDGNFCSGGNVHDIIGPLIKMDMIGLLKFTRMTGDLVKAMRGCPQPIIAAVNGISAGAGAIIAMASDFRYATPEAQTAFLFNRVGLAGCDMGACAILPRIIGQGRASELLFTGRALGAEEGERWGYFNRVIPADEIEEEAMKMARRLASGPTFANGITKNQLNMEWDMSLDTAIEAEAQAQAICMQTEDFARAYHAFVAKEKPVFEGN
- a CDS encoding cyclase family protein, yielding MTETNVNDLLVNALASGSLEVIDLTETLRADYPTIQLPEEFGQAWGFKKEVISRYDENGPAWYWHNLSFSEHTGTHFDAPVHWVTGKDLPNNSVDTMPLTDFIAPVNVIDCSKEVAADPGFILTKDFLLKWEEKNGKIEPGTWVFLRSDWRKVAPAGNYTNMQADGAHSPGPDTEATLFMVNERDVLGFGTECVGTDAGQAFAFEPQYPCHHYMHGAGKYGLQCMTNLDLLPAKGAVIIACPLKVEDGSGSPLRVIALAPKK
- a CDS encoding acyl-CoA dehydrogenase family protein, with the protein product MSDQSYLDWPFFEDHHRQLAADLDAWAYANLPAIVDAEGAHGNVDDTCRTLVRVMGEAGWLRYAVPAAYGGVHENLDVRSLALIRETLARHSGLADFAFAMQGLGSGAISTFGSDELKKAYLPDVASGKKIAAFALSETDAGSDVAAMQTYVERDGDGFVVNGSKTWISNGGIADFYTLFARNGRDGKKMSAVVVDKDCEGFSIADRIDVIAPHPLGTLAFDNCKVSEDRQIGSDDEGMKIALGTLDIFRTTVGAAALGFARRALDDATERAISRKMFGATLSDLPIAQERLAEMALDVDASALLVYRSAWVKDVKKTRVTREAAMAKLYATDQAQLVIDKAVQLFGGLGVTKGVKVEELYREIRALRIYEGASEVQKIVIARQHLQDNKK
- a CDS encoding MarR family winged helix-turn-helix transcriptional regulator, producing the protein MNEQERNMKTLRTWLALLRASNTIKKDIDSKLRTQFGISISRFDILSALERGGRNGLRAGELSRQLFVSEGNTTQVIGKLIQEGLVLKRNDASDARVVIYSLSDEGKGLFEEMADKHRKWINETFREFSEDDLSVLQGLLGQLPPLMSNNEKDVA
- a CDS encoding RidA family protein, which produces MREVLQPEGWPRPKGYANGIMATGRMVFTAGIIGWNEREEFEHTDLVGQLRQALISTKAVLAEAGATPEHIVRMTWYITDKKEYTDNLADIGAVWREVLGKVFPCMACVQVVALIEDAAKIEIETTAVLPD
- a CDS encoding PAS domain-containing methyl-accepting chemotaxis protein, which translates into the protein MFGKLKNNMGYAKGVGQAGDTLKALANSQAIIEFTPEGKILDANQLFLDAVGYDLSEIKGQHHSMFVLPAYRESGDYKKFWENLRQGKHQSAIFKRIGQGGHEIWLRASYVPIKNSAGKVVKVVKFATEITEFQNNNIDADGKLKALDRAQAIIEFELDGTIITANENFLKTIGYSLEEIRGKKHGLFVEENYRNSRDYQTFWEELRAGKHKSAEYKRIGKGGREIWLQATYNPIVDDEGVPYKVVKFASDITDQKLRTADHEGKIDALNKAQAVIEFDLEGTILTANENFLAAVGYGLGEIKGKHHSMFVEAEVKSSDAYKKFWEDLAHGTFQAGEYKRVGKGSREIWLQATYNPILDPEGRPFKVVKFATDITNMIKARQERERVGALVDENLDKILRTVGEANVKAGSAASASTQTDSMLQVVAAAAEELNASIHEITESVTHARKAADQTFTETESINSSTMELSDAAEAMNRIVVLIEDIASQINLLALNATIESARAGEAGKGFAVVAGEVKNLATQVTDAIGQISGEINRMQNVSSDVVTRLGSISSSIGGLQDNVNGIADAIEEQGAATRDISSNMQTAATAVADVNQNLNELSGNIDVSNRYAQEGIDLYRSLQQ